From bacterium, a single genomic window includes:
- a CDS encoding transposase has protein sequence QYTSDDYKKMLAEHRITRSMSRRADCWDNSVAESFFGTLKNELIYRRPWSSRRAARDAIAEYIEIFYNHVRRHSTIGGVTPARFEEKALATVAGAT, from the coding sequence CAATATACGAGCGACGACTACAAGAAGATGCTCGCCGAACATCGCATCACGAGAAGCATGAGTCGTCGAGCTGACTGCTGGGACAACTCCGTGGCGGAGAGCTTCTTTGGTACGCTGAAGAACGAACTGATCTACAGAAGGCCGTGGTCGAGTCGTCGTGCGGCGCGGGATGCGATCGCGGAGTACATCGAGATCTTCTACAACCATGTCCGGCGGCACTCGACAATAGGCGGCGTGACTCCAGCAAGATTTGAGGAGAAGGCTCTGGCCACGGTGGCCGGGGCTACATAG